Genomic window (bacterium):
CATTCGCAGGGGCCTCGGAGTCACCCATAGAATGCCGCACTCGGCGCGCAATTCATCAAGACTCCGCATGAACTCCGCCCGCGAGGGAGCATCCAGAAACGAGTCCGGCTCATCGAACAGCAGGAAATCGGGCTTGGCCGCCAGGGCCGCCGCCAGAGCGACGCGCTGCTTTTGTCCACCGGAGAGCGCCTCGGGCGGACGCAAACGCAGCGACTGGAGTCCGAATCGCTCGAGGAGCGATTCGACAACCGGTTTCATCTCGCCGGGATCGCGCCCGCGCAATTCGAGACCGAGGGCAATCTCTTCTTCCACCGTCGAGGCGATCATCTGGTGATCGGGATTCTGCAGGACGATTCCGACTCGACCGCTGGAAGCGACGATGGGTTGACCGTCGGCAAGAACTTGTCCGTTCACCGGGGGAAGCAGACCGGCCA
Coding sequences:
- a CDS encoding energy-coupling factor ABC transporter ATP-binding protein; amino-acid sequence: MSELVARDISFGYRGCAPLLKDVSLTLYTGRSMVVIGRNGSGKTTLLRILAGLLPPVNGQVLADGQPIVASSGRVGIVLQNPDHQMIASTVEEEIALGLELRGRDPGEMKPVVESLLERFGLQSLRLRPPEALSGGQKQRVALAAALAAKPDFLLFDEPDSFLDAPSRAEFMRSLDELRAECGILWVTPRPLRMPAADEHLLLENGTLIERDQEDFRLRMDGAAV